Genomic window (bacterium):
ACAATTTGTATAGAAAAAAGATATTATTTAAAAGTGATAAAGAGAAAAAATATAAAAACTATCTATCAGTTTATTTTTGTTGCAGATAAGAAAAGAAAAAGAAAATTTTATAAACATAAAGACAAAATATCACCAATTAAATAACTGGGTAGATACATAGAATTGCTGAAATTTACCATATAAACAATGAGAGAATAAAGTATGAAGACCTACTAAATCAGAAATATACACATCTTGGACAAATAGAAGTTATAAAAAGTATGAAACGTGATTGCCAGGGCATTACCTTATTTGTAGGTCATCCAGAAATACCATTTGTATAGAAAAGAAAATAGATTCTGATAAATTAGAGGAATATTTGCCTCATAAACTTATCAAGGATATAAGAGAAGAAATGAGACCTCCTTAAAAATATTCTTAATGGGGTTCAGCAAGGATTTACAAAAAAGTTCTTTATCATAAGTTATAACATCCTCCTAATACTTTTGCTATTTCCCACTTTTCTTTTCTTAAAATTATATCATCCTATTAAAAAATTACAATTTTTTAAAACCAATTCCTCTTAATCTATTTTAACCCAAAATTTTTCTGAAGAGGCACAATCAACAAGCGGGTATAAGAAGTAGGTAGGTATGGGGGATGGAGAGGGGTATAAAAAATTGGTTTTGGTGTTAAAAAATATATAGTCCATCAGGAGGGTGAATTTGTTTTATCAATTGGAAATGTGTTTTTTTATTTTGATTGTAAAAATTAAATATTGTAAAATTAAGATATAAATAAGGAGGAAATTTAAAATATGAAAAAATTAATTCCTGAAAAAAGAGAAAAAATGTTAATGGTTAAAAAAATTGTTAAAGAAGCAGTTATTGAAGCATTTGAAGATATTGGATTAAGTAAAGCAATAGAAGAAGGATTGAAAACTGAAAAAGTGGATAAAGAAAAAATTTTTGAAGTCCTTAATAAAAAATTATGAAGATAGAATTTACCTCAAAAGTTTCCTCCGTGATATAGAAAAATTAAAAGATAAAAAGATTGCAAAAAAGGTAAAAAAAATAATTTTAGAATGTGAAAAAAGTCCCTCTCCAAATGAAATAAAAAATCTGAAGAAATTAAAGATAGGTAAAAATTTTTATTCAATTAGAATTGGTAATTACAGAATTGGGATTGTTTTGGAGAAAAATAAATTAATTTTTGTAAGATGTCTCCATAGGAAAGAAATTTACAGGTATTTTCCCTTTTAAAAATATATAGTCCTGAAGGGGGGTAGGTCTCCATTTTATATTGAACATCAAGGGTTTTGCTTATATTTTTTCTAAATTGTATTTTCATCTGGAAATCTTTTAACAAAAAAAGTATTAAAATTCATTGTATATCAATCATTTCAACTAACTGGGTTAAATTATACAATATATTGTGTTTTTAAAGATTAAAAAATACAGAATTTTGTGGTGCCAAATCAGTGCCAAATTAATGTCAAAAAATAGGGTAAAATAGGGTAAAATAGAAAAACATAAAAAATAGTGAAAATTATTGATATACAATGGATTTACTGAATTTTCTTATTTTTTGAAAAATGGCTTAAATAGGATTAGGAAACCGCTGCTCTATCCTTCCTGAGCTACAGGGGCTTTTATAATATATTAACTGAAAAACTTTGTACTTTCAAGAAATATAAATCCTTGTTTTTTGCGTATTTTAAAACCCTTGACTATCAACCATCCCCACAGCCCACCTTAAAGGTGGACTTTCTGGGATTGGATAAAGTTTTTTATGCCTTCTTCAAGTTCCATAAATCCATTCTTATAACCTGCACTTCTCAATTTTTCAATATTCGCCTGAGTAAAATACTGATAACTTTCTTTCATATCTATGGGCATATCAATATATTCAATATTTTTCTTTTTGCCAAGATACTTAAACAAAATTTCTGCCACTTCGTTAAAACTTCTTGCCTTCCCTGTCCCAACATTAAATATCCCTTTTTTCTTTCTATTCTCCATAAAAAACCAGATTACCTCACACACATCTTTTACATATACAAAATCCCTTTTCTGCTCTCCATCCTTATATTCTTTTCTATATGACTTAAATAGTTTTATTTTCCCTGTTTGAGTAATCTGCTCATATCCTTTTGAAATTATACTCCTCATTTCTCCTTTATGTTCTTCATTAGTCCCATAAACATTAAAAAATTTAAGTCCAACAAATTTATTATGAAATTTATTCAAAACAACCCACAGGTCAAATATATTTTTTGAAAGTCCATATAGATTAACAGGGATTAAATTTTCAATATTCTCCTCTTCATCAGAAAAATTTTTTTCTTCTTTTCCATATGTAGCAGCAGATGAAGCATATATAAATTCAATATCATTTTCAAGACAGAAAACGGCAAGTTTTTTTGAGTAAATGAAATTGT
Coding sequences:
- the rfaD gene encoding ADP-glyceromanno-heptose 6-epimerase codes for the protein MKIILTGACGFIGSCFLGYLNKKGIEDIILVDRINEKKRKNIENKKFKDYYDKDEFIQKIEEKRFDKNFDFLIHLGACTNTREKNVEYILKNNFIYSKKLAVFCLENDIEFIYASSAATYGKEEKNFSDEEENIENLIPVNLYGLSKNIFDLWVVLNKFHNKFVGLKFFNVYGTNEEHKGEMRSIISKGYEQITQTGKIKLFKSYRKEYKDGEQKRDFVYVKDVCEVIWFFMENRKKKGIFNVGTGKARSFNEVAEILFKYLGKKKNIEYIDMPIDMKESYQYFTQANIEKLRSAGYKNGFMELEEGIKNFIQSQKVHL
- a CDS encoding type II toxin-antitoxin system RelE/ParE family toxin, with amino-acid sequence MKSLIKNYEDRIYLKSFLRDIEKLKDKKIAKKVKKIILECEKSPSPNEIKNLKKLKIGKNFYSIRIGNYRIGIVLEKNKLIFVRCLHRKEIYRYFPF